The following proteins come from a genomic window of Verrucomicrobium sp.:
- a CDS encoding YhcH/YjgK/YiaL family protein produces MITDTLDGITARWVTPFHPVLAEAIAWARTVTPAHPDGIVELRGKEMFGNVHGYDTLPAEQCRWESHRHTADVQVCLSGGEVIDWILPDTLRPLGAYDPEKEVQFWQTEARPLGSLNLLPGHFAFFPPGEPHRPKVADGTHKSMRKVVVKIAAHLLA; encoded by the coding sequence ATGATCACCGACACGCTCGACGGCATCACCGCCCGCTGGGTGACCCCCTTCCATCCCGTCCTGGCGGAGGCCATCGCCTGGGCCAGGACGGTCACCCCGGCCCATCCCGACGGCATCGTCGAGCTGCGCGGGAAGGAGATGTTCGGCAACGTCCACGGCTACGACACGCTGCCCGCGGAGCAGTGCCGCTGGGAGTCCCACCGCCACACGGCCGACGTCCAGGTCTGCCTTTCCGGCGGCGAGGTGATCGACTGGATCCTGCCCGACACGCTCCGCCCCCTGGGCGCCTACGATCCGGAAAAGGAAGTCCAGTTCTGGCAGACCGAGGCCAGGCCCCTGGGCTCCCTCAACCTCCTCCCCGGCCACTTCGCCTTCTTTCCCCCCGGGGAGCCGCACCGGCCGAAAGTCGCCGACGGCACCCACAAGTCGATGCGCAAGGTCGTCGTAAAAATCGCCGCCCATCTCCTGGCATGA
- a CDS encoding sialate O-acetylesterase, translating into MKKSLLLLLLAVLPLHAEVKVPSFFSDHAVLQKAEAVPIWGTAAPGEAVEVSLGDAKASATAGSDGKWKALLNLKDSAPGPFTLTVSGPANKVTAEDVLVGQVWLCSGQSNMDLELKVTQNAQEEIAASANPQLRVFKVARNPVAKPQDDCKGSWVLAGPQDSGNFSAVAYYFGKEVQRVLKEPVGLVNSSVGGTPVEAWTSQEALDQDPELKAYCHKLLAANAAFPALQKEFAQKYQAWAAANGRQDTPAPAEGFAAPGAPAEGWTKVTLPGPLTGLPANGAFWVRRSIEIPPGKEERDFALNLGGINGFETVYWNGKKIGDMTPEKPGSTPSDARQYVVRKADLKPSNVLAIRIFVPSGEAALGDKRQPFLCRSQDYSIPLAGEWEAKAEKELPALAAGAEPMPAAPAKAPAPQLLPAYLYNGMIAPLIPMALRGAIWYQGENNAGRAYAYRTAFPTLINDWRKRWSEGDFPFYWCQLANYQARGAQPEESRWAELREAQTLTLALPNTGQAVLIDLGETGDIHPRNKKDAGLRLAAIALAQSYGQQVPFSGPVYDSMKVEGNAVRIHFKNAEGLAARPLPDSYPERTGSPKMIPVTRQSPGGELDGFALAGADKKWHWADAAKIEGENVVLSSAAVPQPVAVRYDWANNPQGNLYNAAGFPAVPFRTDDFPLVTKNAK; encoded by the coding sequence ATGAAAAAGAGCCTTCTCCTGCTTCTCCTCGCCGTCCTCCCCCTCCACGCGGAGGTCAAAGTCCCCTCCTTCTTTTCCGACCACGCCGTGCTCCAAAAGGCGGAAGCCGTCCCCATCTGGGGCACCGCCGCGCCGGGTGAAGCCGTGGAGGTCAGCCTGGGAGACGCCAAGGCCTCCGCCACCGCCGGAAGCGACGGAAAATGGAAGGCGCTCCTCAACCTGAAGGACTCCGCCCCCGGCCCCTTCACCCTCACCGTCTCCGGCCCCGCGAACAAGGTGACGGCGGAGGACGTCCTCGTCGGCCAGGTCTGGCTCTGCTCCGGCCAGTCGAACATGGACCTGGAGCTCAAGGTGACCCAGAACGCCCAAGAGGAGATCGCCGCCTCCGCCAACCCGCAGCTGCGCGTCTTCAAGGTGGCCCGGAACCCGGTGGCCAAGCCCCAGGACGACTGCAAGGGCTCCTGGGTTCTGGCCGGGCCGCAGGATTCGGGGAATTTCTCCGCCGTCGCCTACTACTTCGGCAAGGAGGTGCAGCGCGTCCTGAAGGAGCCCGTCGGCCTCGTCAACTCGAGCGTAGGCGGCACGCCGGTCGAGGCCTGGACCAGCCAGGAAGCCCTGGACCAGGACCCCGAGCTGAAGGCCTACTGCCACAAGCTTCTGGCCGCCAACGCCGCCTTCCCCGCCCTGCAAAAGGAATTCGCCCAAAAATACCAGGCGTGGGCCGCCGCCAATGGCCGCCAGGACACGCCCGCTCCTGCCGAAGGCTTCGCCGCGCCCGGCGCCCCCGCCGAAGGCTGGACGAAGGTGACCCTGCCCGGCCCCCTCACCGGCTTGCCCGCCAACGGCGCCTTCTGGGTCCGCCGGAGCATCGAGATTCCCCCCGGGAAAGAGGAGCGCGATTTCGCCCTGAATCTGGGCGGCATCAACGGCTTCGAGACCGTCTATTGGAACGGGAAAAAAATCGGCGACATGACGCCGGAAAAACCGGGCTCCACCCCCTCCGATGCACGCCAATACGTCGTCCGCAAAGCCGACCTGAAGCCGAGCAACGTGCTGGCGATCCGCATTTTCGTTCCTTCCGGAGAGGCCGCCCTGGGCGACAAGCGCCAGCCCTTCCTCTGCCGCTCCCAGGACTACTCCATTCCCCTGGCCGGGGAATGGGAGGCCAAGGCGGAGAAAGAGCTCCCCGCCCTGGCCGCCGGAGCCGAGCCGATGCCCGCCGCCCCGGCCAAGGCGCCCGCCCCGCAGCTGCTCCCCGCCTACCTTTACAACGGCATGATCGCCCCCCTCATCCCCATGGCTCTACGCGGGGCCATCTGGTACCAGGGGGAAAACAACGCCGGGCGCGCCTACGCTTACCGCACCGCTTTCCCCACCCTCATCAACGATTGGCGCAAACGATGGAGCGAGGGCGACTTCCCGTTCTACTGGTGCCAGCTGGCCAACTACCAAGCGCGCGGCGCGCAGCCGGAGGAGAGCCGCTGGGCGGAACTGCGCGAGGCACAGACCCTCACCCTGGCCTTGCCCAACACCGGCCAGGCCGTCCTCATCGATCTGGGAGAGACGGGCGACATCCATCCCCGGAATAAAAAGGACGCCGGCCTGCGGCTGGCCGCCATCGCCCTGGCCCAAAGCTACGGGCAGCAGGTGCCCTTTTCCGGGCCGGTCTACGACTCGATGAAAGTCGAGGGCAACGCCGTCCGCATTCATTTCAAAAACGCGGAAGGGCTTGCCGCCCGCCCCCTCCCCGATTCCTATCCGGAACGGACCGGCTCCCCCAAGATGATCCCCGTCACCCGGCAGAGCCCCGGCGGAGAGCTGGACGGCTTCGCCCTGGCGGGCGCCGACAAAAAATGGCACTGGGCGGACGCGGCGAAGATCGAAGGGGAAAACGTGGTCCTAAGCAGCGCCGCCGTGCCGCAGCCCGTGGCCGTCCGCTACGACTGGGCCAACAATCCCCAGGGAAACCTCTACAACGCGGCGGGTTTTCCCGCCGTCCCCTTCCGCACGGACGACTTCCCCCTCGTCACGAAGAACGCGAAGTAG
- a CDS encoding sodium/solute symporter (Members of the Solute:Sodium Symporter (SSS), TC 2.A.21 as described in tcdb.org, catalyze solute:Na+ symport. Known solutes for members of the family include sugars, amino acids, nucleosides, inositols, vitamins, urea or anions, depending on the system.) → MTLQLGPVDLAVLFLYFASMIGIGLYVSRRNTGTDQYFLGGRSFSGVVVGISLIGSLISSVTFIAAPADAFKTTWIRFLPNLAFPLVAVIAAVFFIPFFRRGTISSAYGYLRARFGASLSAYAAVLFLFSQLFRISMILYLLSVLVQSILGLDFLVSLLLTGGITAFYTVKGGYAAVVWTDVIQTILLLLGALLCVFVAVGHVPGGFGQVLREGIESHRLSFWDAGPDGTLHPLPEGLSLLHKTVMMLVLVGFVQFLTGMLDQATVQRWVSARSAADARKGVLILGFGCVPIWGTFKLLGTTLFVYFSHHPAPIPTEILAGARKAEQIVPYFIVTHLPRGIAGLVLAGAFASAMSAVSAGINAASMVWVRDLYGTFLAPRRSDKHYVRVGFATSFLISVLMIGGGYLIYLSKAVTLLDLWLEITAFLFAGIPAVFLLGMFTRRAGSGAVWCGLAVSIAFVGWVTAGRLGALPAAWRLPIEVYYTAIVGNALVLAVGLFAAWLRPAAPRPLENLTVWDQTSRPLE, encoded by the coding sequence ATGACCCTTCAGCTCGGCCCCGTGGACCTCGCGGTCCTCTTCCTCTACTTCGCGTCGATGATCGGGATCGGCCTCTATGTTTCCCGGCGGAACACCGGGACCGACCAATACTTCCTGGGAGGCCGCTCCTTCTCCGGCGTGGTGGTGGGCATCAGCCTCATCGGCTCGCTCATCAGTTCCGTCACCTTCATCGCCGCGCCCGCCGACGCCTTCAAGACGACGTGGATCCGCTTCCTGCCCAACCTGGCCTTCCCCTTGGTGGCGGTGATCGCCGCCGTCTTCTTCATCCCGTTCTTCCGGCGCGGGACCATCTCCTCCGCCTACGGCTACCTGCGCGCCCGCTTCGGCGCCTCCCTCTCCGCCTACGCGGCGGTCCTCTTCCTCTTCTCCCAGCTCTTCCGGATCAGCATGATCCTCTACCTGCTCTCCGTCCTGGTGCAGTCGATCCTGGGCCTCGACTTCCTGGTCAGCCTCCTCCTCACCGGCGGCATCACCGCCTTCTACACGGTGAAGGGCGGCTACGCCGCCGTCGTCTGGACCGACGTGATCCAGACCATCCTCCTGCTCCTGGGCGCGCTTCTCTGCGTCTTCGTCGCCGTCGGCCACGTGCCGGGCGGCTTCGGCCAGGTCCTGCGGGAGGGAATAGAAAGCCACCGCCTCTCCTTCTGGGACGCCGGCCCGGACGGGACACTCCATCCCCTGCCGGAGGGGCTCTCCCTCCTGCACAAGACGGTGATGATGCTCGTCCTCGTCGGCTTCGTGCAGTTCCTCACCGGCATGCTGGACCAGGCCACCGTCCAGCGGTGGGTTTCCGCCCGCTCCGCCGCCGACGCGCGCAAGGGAGTCCTCATCCTCGGCTTCGGCTGCGTGCCCATCTGGGGCACCTTCAAGCTCCTGGGGACCACTCTTTTCGTCTACTTCTCCCACCATCCGGCACCCATCCCCACGGAAATCCTGGCCGGAGCACGGAAGGCGGAGCAAATCGTCCCCTACTTCATCGTCACTCACCTGCCGCGCGGCATCGCCGGGCTGGTGCTGGCCGGGGCCTTCGCCTCCGCCATGTCGGCGGTCAGCGCCGGGATCAACGCGGCCAGCATGGTCTGGGTCCGGGACCTCTACGGCACCTTCCTGGCCCCGCGCCGCTCGGACAAGCACTACGTCCGCGTCGGCTTCGCCACTTCCTTCCTCATCTCCGTACTCATGATCGGGGGCGGCTACCTCATCTACCTTTCCAAGGCCGTCACCCTCCTGGACCTCTGGCTGGAGATCACCGCCTTCCTCTTCGCGGGCATCCCGGCGGTCTTCCTCCTGGGCATGTTCACCCGCCGCGCCGGATCGGGCGCCGTCTGGTGCGGGCTGGCCGTCTCCATCGCCTTCGTCGGCTGGGTCACGGCGGGCCGCCTGGGCGCGCTCCCCGCCGCCTGGCGGCTGCCGATCGAGGTCTATTACACCGCCATCGTCGGCAATGCGCTGGTATTGGCCGTCGGCCTTTTCGCCGCGTGGCTCCGGCCCGCCGCGCCGCGCCCTTTGGAAAACCTCACCGTCTGGGACCAAACCTCCCGCCCCCTGGAATAA